The DNA region TGTCTTGGGGTACTTTTTTATACTACTAATGGTAGGAATCTACCATCGTCTGATTCTTTGAAAGATGAGAAGTTTCTCTTTGGTCACCATGGTGGTGGCttaggtggtggtggtggattTGGTGGAGGAGGCGGTGGAGGCCTTGGTGGCGGTGCTGGTCTTGGAGGTGGTGCTGGTGCTGGATTTGGAGGTGGTGCTGGTGCTGGTGGTGGACTTGGTGGCGGTCTTGGTGGTGGAGGCGGTGGAGGATTTGGcggaggtggtggtggtgggaTCGGAGGTGGTGCTGGAGCCGGTGGTGGGTTTGGAGCTGGAGCTGGTGGTGGATTAGGTGGAGGAGCCGGTGGCGGTGGTGGAtttggtggtggtggaggtggTGGACTCGGAGGTGGTGTAGGAGGTGGATTTGGTGGTGGTGCTGGTGGTGGAATTGGACATGGATTTCCATGAGCATCCATCATTTGTCATACCTAAATGATCACAAGGCTTACTCTATATATTACTACTACTAATTGGTagtaacaatttaatttacttttaccATGCATTTTAAAGTGTTTCTTCTTGTTATGTACGTGGTCTAGCATGTAATACATGTCCTTTAAGCATTCTTGTACGcttttgttcttgtttcttCATTCAAGTGTTGCACCAAAAAGTGTATGTTCAATATTGTCTTGTTATTTTACCACCAATATTTGAATGAGATCAATGGCCTTATTCAATCATAGCTCCCCTTAAaagattttaattaatttcttttttcacttggtgaaattgtttgtttttttttattcaagaaTTATATTGAGTACTACACTTTGATCGAGTAAGAGAAAAAAATACACTGAACTTCATTGCAAAACGAGAGATAAAGATAATACCAAGAGAGCagatagagaaaataaaatattacacaTGAGAATTTGAAGTCGCTATCTAACTCATACTTTTTAAAACTACATAGCCCATTAATTTGTAACAAATTCAATAAGAAGCCTCTAAAATTAGACAATTGTAACGTATATATTGTCTTTGaacttatattaattatttttgaatgattGTTCTATAATTGTGCATCTTCTACtatcaatattttatttcttttagtaaaattaataagagtataaatttgattttattctgAATGTATTCATATATAGCAAATCGTTTTAataaagtttgatttttaaattagaataaaattaaagtctgagaattaattttttaattagtatGTGCTCAATATATACAAAGAACCCTTTTGGAATGTTGTGTTGGCCTAAACTGGAAGGACGGATaaaacttacaaaaataaagcttaaagTATGTAGTCGATGAAacgaaattaaaatattatgtgTATATAATATGCATGTTACAATATGAAACGTTCATAAAAAATTAGTAGTATATTTATTCATTACAAACTGATAATTGTTGTTAATTTGCCATATCAACAagtgttatttaattaatctaGACTTATAAGACCtataaattcaaacaaaatataatgaattaatctAATTATATGatgtaaaaaaatcataaattagtTAAACATTTTAAACATTTAAGTCATATTTCTGTACCAACTTTTATTGTTTCACTTTCAAAGGTTTTAACTTTATGCTATTTTAACTTTTAGAAATTCTACTTATCAGTTAACGGTTGAACTCGTAATTTTTGTCATTACTTCCGTTCTTTCTTGTATtttaaataagttttatttaaCGTACGTGGAGAATAATTGAGAATAAATAATTTCTAGTTTAAAATAAAGTGAGAATTACGTTTGTAATGAACAATTTTTGGAAAACGATTCTAAATATATGGAACTAAAAGTCACGATTAAATTGGATGTACTGCATTTGCACCATGGGAATtgttataattttctttttaatccaTGTAATgagaattaatataattttacttttgCCAATGATTcacactttttttaaaaattttattcataCATTAAAATTATCTTTTCTTATCATATATACATTtcttagtatatattttttgcgCCATTAGCTCCTTTAAAAAAACTCAACTTATACTTTTAGCAATTCCCATTGGACAAAGAAATTGAATTGTGTGTATGAAATTAAAGCTTAATGGAtaagactaaaataaaaatggtagttatctttttcaaataaaaaaaaaaattaaaataggaaatcatcatcatatttagTGTATCACGCTCATAATAAACTATGGTTAGAATCTGGGAAGAAAAAACGGTAATAATTTATACCCATAAAGAAAAGTGCGGCAAAATAAAGCAATTAATTAAGAGACAAAGGGAGAATGAATCAATGAAAGAACTTTGAAGAAGACACCAATCACAATATGGGAAACAGCCGCGTTTGCTTTATTAACGCATTTTCTTATACAAATCTCATATTTCGTGTGTAGTTGAGAGATTGCAATGGTCCACTTTTACAGTTTTACATACGTATGGAGATAATGGCAAGGAAAAGTAAATTGTATAGATAAGAtttaaaaattagtgaaaataaGAGAAGATATATgtaaataagaattaaaaaatgtaaataaattaatagtcagaataaaattttaaaaattaaaggtcaatttaaaatgaaaatagtgTAAGTCATTTTGTATGAGACTATATCATCATGataactttaacacaataattatatataGATCAACCTAATAAAAATGATCTCACTAAAAAACAGTCTAAAATAGTACAATTGCTTAATATGAGAGAGTAATAAAGAAGGGATCAAATCAAGTAACATCTCATTATGAAACTTAATCCATTGTTTGATAAGAGGGCCCAATGGACCAAATGCTTTAATTGGGTCAGCTAAATAGGTTGGCCTTTGTTATCGAGTTATCTAACTCTGATCAAGATCTTTAATTTCCCACCAGCttcatttaaaaataagaacaattgtttttctaaataattttgttctaattttttaataaaaatgatagGCTTAAATTAGAAAGAAAAGCAAGTACATAGTCATCGATCCAAGAAGCTCCCATACCACATTTTATCACAACTAGGGATGTTCATGGTTCAGGACCCTATTAGACCCGCCacggacccgccccttttttaagggtctgagtcttttttttgagacccatcggattCGGATCGGATCtggatttaaaaaatatttgaaggGTCCGGGTCCAGATCCGGGTCCCAAGGTGCAAACCCGGACCCGAACCCAGACCAAACCTTGAGACCCAAAACCTAGACCAGGCCCTCAAAttcggacccggaccctatacaattaaatattaatatataatgcctaaccctaattttctttgtttcttatTCCAATTTCTTCTTCACCGCCGTTTGTTTGTCTCCCTCTCTTCTTAAATTCTAAATTCTTACTTTCCAGTCTCCACGGTCGCCATCGCCAATCCACCATTCACGCCATTCTTCGATCTCCCTCAATGCCTCAACAGACCCCAGACGCCATTCAAGGTACTCTATTTTTTCAAATGAATTCTGATATTAGTTTCTTATATTTTAGGGTTTGTAGTTTGTACTCCTTttcaatttctaattttattttctcaGATGATTTTATTCAAGGTACTCCATTTTTTCATATGAATTTTTGATTTGTAGTTCATGAATTTCTGATTTGTAGTTTGTACGCCATtctaaaataagattattagaTGATTGGTtgaataaattttgtaataaattctGATATTAATTTTGTAATGAGTTTATGTGTAAGTGTATGTGTAAATTTAAATGAAGAAGGGTTTGTATGTTATGAAATTTGATAATGGTCATGAATGAAGAAGTTGTAGCGTGTATGTTTGTTTAAATGAAGAAGGGTTTGTATGGATGAAGAAGCTGTAGCTGTAGCTGTAGCCTGTATAAACAATGACAATCcactattattttttgtttaaatgaATTGGGTATGCATGTTATGAAATTTAATAACAATTTTTGCTCATACCAGAACGAAACAACACCAACCcacaaaaatttttttgttgaattgaatTCGGTGTGTTTTAAAATGTAAATATATAGACAATGGATGAAAATACTTATTAGTTTCTACTTGGTATAGATAATGGATGAAAATCAATCACAATGTACGTCCAAATCAGTGGCACAACCACATGATAATGCTGTTAAGGAGTCAAAAAATACATTGGATGTAGATGAAGAAGGGTTTGTTAATGATGATGGTACTCCAAGTCATTGCACAAAAGATAGGGAAGGAAAACAACCTCTGAGGcatgaaattattttataagaGAGGAGGTAAATGGTGTGACTAGAGCTGTTTGTAAGCATTGTGGTGTTAGTCTAGTAACTGGTGGTAATAGTGGAACTTCTCATCTCTTGAAACACGCAAAGAAAGTTTGATCAGGAAGACATTTGAATCTTGCACATGGTCAAAACAACTTTAAGAGTTAAGAAGGAATGTGATGGGTCAAGTTCTCTGGAATTTAGGGGTAAAAGCAAACTTAAAGAGTTCGACCAAGATTTTTCGAGAAAGGAATTAGTTTCCATGGTTATTATGCACAAGTATCCATTGTCTATGGTGGATCATATTGGGTTTAGGAGGTTTGTTGATAGCCTTAATTGCACTTTTAAGATGATTTCTAGATCCACATTAAAGCGAGATATCATGAAGATGTTTAAAGAAGAAAAACTTTCTCTACACAAATTGCTCGAGCATAATTCATTACTGATATGTGGACTGCAACCAACCAGAACAAGGGTTACATGGTCATAACTTtgcattttattgataaataatgGGTCTTACGAAATCGCACCTTAAGGTAAAATCTTACTTATTTACTCATGTAATCATGTTACTATTAGTTTTATCCTTTGACtaaaacatatattatattattctatGTAGGTTTTGCTATGTGCCTTGTCCTCACATCGGAGGTGTTATTGCAAAGGTATTGATGGATTGTTTGTCTCAATAttgtttagaaaataaaatatttgttgttgttattgataatgCCAGTACTAATGATGCAATGATGAAGATTTTAATGGATAAGTTTGGGGAAAAGGTCTTTGATGCTTGAGGGtgattttttgcatttttgttgtAGTACTCACATATTGAACCTAATAGTTCAAGATGGATTAGGGGTTATTAGTTCTGCAATTGAAAAAGTTTGTGATTGTGTGTCTTTTTGGATGTCAACTCctaaagaattgaaaattttgagtcTTGTCGTGTTTTGGACTTAGCTAAAATTAAAAGGCCTAGTCTTGATTGTAAAACAAGATGGAATTCAACCTACTTGATGCTTAAAACTGTTTTGTCGTTTAAAGATGTGTTTTCAAGGTTAAAGCGACTAAATAAAAAGATGAATTTTGTTGTTCCTAGTGATAAGGATTGGGAATTAGCTGAGCTTGTTTGTGATAAGTTAGAAATATTTTACAATACAACTAATGTTTTTTCTGGAAGAAAGTTTATCACTATTAATCTTTTTGTCCGAAAGGtttgtgagattaagcttgctATGGGTAGGTGGTTGCAAAGTgatgttgaagttattagattGATGACAgaaaatatgcttgaaaatttTGACAAGTATTGGGATCATATGTGTGAACTTTTGGCTATTGCTACTATCTTAGATTCAAGAAATAAGATGGATTGTGCGGAGTCTTATTTTAGGAAGTTTTTTGATGGTAATGAGGTTGATATGCAATTAGCAAGAAGGTGTCTTGATAATTTGGTTGTGGAGTATTAAAGGAAAAGTGATATTGTGAAAAATGTGAATGATGTTGGGCAAAGTAGGAAACGATCTACACCAAGTTCTATAGACGGTGCACAAGATGAATTTGCTCGATCTAAGAGAACTAAGGTTAGAAAGGTGAATAGGTGTGAATTGGAATTTTTATTTAGAGGAAGAACCATTATCGGATGATAAGGATTTGGATGTCCTTTATTGATGGAAAGTAAATACGAAGTATCTGACTTTGCAAAAGATTGCGAGAGATATTCTTGCCATCCCTGTTTCTTCCGTTGTTTCAGAAAGTACTTTTAGTATCGGAGGAAGAGTTATTAGTCCTCATCGTTCAAGACTTCATTCACAAACTGTAGAAGCATTAATGTGTTTACAGAATTGGATGATGGAAGACATAAAAGCTAAAAGTTTAACTTTTACTGATttagtattgtttttgtttttggttggtgatcttaatttgtttttgtttttaaaatctcTTTCTAAGGTTCTTCAGAAGATGCTTATGCTTACTCCACAGTAATTGATGATTCGGATgttgatgaagaacaacaaatagatGCGATTCAACTAGTACGCTTTAACTTTAATGGTCTTATTTTGATTTACTTATTCTTTATTGGAAAACTAACTtataattatttgatatttcttttaggatcttgatgaagttgaagaagattgatCAAAATTGATTGTAATGTTATGGAATATAAACTATATATCTCTTTTAGTCTTTTtatatttggtttttaattatgcatttagacaagtgtttttactttttagtaattattttgtatttgaatttcatggacttgaacaagtgtttgtaatacgataataagtagcttacaaaaatacaaaatgactcgcaaaaggttcaattttgacaaatcaaagagaatTTGTTTAAGActcattaaggaccctagacccgtcaaATCCggagggtctgggtctgaaaattttggaccttTAATGTCcggatctataaaaaataaaagggtccagATCTGGCCAGACTcgctccagacccgccccatgccCATCCCTAATCACAACAACTAGATGAGACCTAACAAGCTAACTATGCGCTACCTTGTTGATTTTAcgaaaacaaaaggaaaagaatAGGAAACACACACATCGAGACTTAATATCGTTGACAAGagagtcaaaataaaaaaattatgttctTTAATGAAATATTTTGGGTAAGAAGATAGTTTGGAAAATTTCGTCTGGTAACTCTGAAGTTTTGCctttttcacgtggtagatatttttttaatccacgtggtaaccttaacattttaacattttcacGTGCTAGGTAAAAGagaagttttattttttgtaactttatgctatttttacccaatgtaatgacattttttcaaaaaatatacgTCCTAATCACCCTTATTAGCCACATATTTCGAAGTCCAGTCGAAATAGGTACTTAAtctaaccaaaaacttaacattttgtctaccaTATAGAAAATTGAAAGCTCAAGGTGACCACGCGGATTTTAAAAGACATTtgtaaaaaagccaaaaactcagAGTTACCACACGGAATTTTCCAAATAGTTTATTTTACTGTTCAAAATTCGAAGATAACTATTTTTCCTTTCCTCTTTCTGTTGGGTACATGGTAGGCTTAGGGGAGGGTAAAGTAAGAAGACTAGGGAAGGAACAATGAGCATTAAAAAGTCAAATTTctcttaataaaaatatatatgctCTAACTgcttagaaaaaatatatatgctcTAACTGAAAAATATATATGCTCTAACTGAATTATGCGAAGtttaaatagaaataataagtTAAACTAATCAAAACCATGATGGGAGTTAGGGGTGTATGTTGGGTTCGCTATGACCCtccttattttttaaatttttttcctttaattatgataataatagCTATAACAAATTTGTATGAATTTTGTTAATTAACTATAATCTAAACGTTTAACCCACATTCGCCTTTAAGTTCAGGCTTTACATCACCAAATTAAATTACGTTTGACAAGAACGAAGACAACAATCACCATAAAAGGAACAGCCACATATAGATAATTAGTGCATTTTTCTTAtacaatctcaaaataaagaatGGCTCAAGTTCCATCTCATAATAAGGAAATTAATTTACTTGTTTGTTAGATTGTCTTAACTCGAGTTAAataattcaattcaattaattataattctaattttctactttaaaaatttatttttaatgattaaataCATGTCATTTTAAGTTAAAATAGACACTTTAAATAGTAAAATAGACACTTTAAACCAGTATAGTAGTGATATATAATCTCCTGCACTTGTTTCTCATTTGATATTAGAGGGCCCAATCGACCAAACTCTTTTAATATTTTGGGCTAGTTAAATGTTTTGGTGTTCAATATGAAATCGTCTCACTATGAAACGGACtcatacaattaattaatttttcacattgatcaatttaaaaaggagaaattgtaaataataaacaaacatTTGCTCGATTCACTGAAAATAAACctaactattgtttatttttaaataaacacaCATATTCAGTATGATTGCGGAAAAACCCAACTATTGGTTATTCCTAATCCTTGAATTACAAAGAAATTTTGAAGATTGTTATAAATAATAAGTCTAtttatatttaacaaatttaCCAAATGGGtgagtttatttaaaataaataatatacgAGTTTATTTTATGCGGACCAAGAATAAATTGGTTTATTGTTAACAATTTACTCTTTAAATATTGTAAATGTATATTAGTCCAACCTAATAGAAATTGTTTCATGGTCtcatttcaaaatttttgtttGGCCTTTGTTATCGACTTATCTAACTCGCATCAACAACTATCTTTATCTCCCTACATTCATTAtccaaaaaagtaaaataaaaaacaaaatagagggTGGCTTATCTTCTTAGTTCTTCCACAATGAGTTGCAATCACTGTTGTTCATCACCTGTTTACTTGGTTTCCACACAGAAAAATTATAGCCAAAATTGTAAAACACAAACCAAATTATGTTGCCAATTTTCAAAAAACAGgcgtttaaataataaaatctcaaaagTTGGTGTTTTTGCTTTGAAAGTGGAGAGTTTTACAAGCATTGCTGTTGCTAAACCTGCTGATATTTCTGTTTTAAtccaaacaaggtttgtttcttttttataccccttctttatcttttatatttcgattatataatacaatataataaaaaagttaaaaaatgatAAACGACACCTTATTAAAGCTTTGCTAATGGAAAACACAATGCATCTATATGTTCAAGTATGAAAAGACATTTTCAATGAACTACAAATATGTACACTTCTTAATCAAAGGGTTGATCAACATAAGTTCCATTTAAAACTCTATTACCCGTTGGGTTGATCCGAATTCAACCCGAAAATGACTTGACTAAAACCGTCGAACCAACGGTTTTAACATGTCTATATAAGATCAATAATTCGAAcaatattgatttatttttttttaaatttgcagtGCATTGCTGATCTCTGTCTATTTGATAGCCAATTTTGTTGTCCCACAATTTATCTCCAAAAGTTTTGAGTTGGACAAAGAGGCTGAAAATGAGAAAACTGACATCGACTCCGTGAATGACAGAAACTCAAAGACGGGAGTGCGTGGTTTCAACAGCACCAAACCCAAATAAAGATTTTTCACAAGAGTAAGAATGTACGATTGCGTACATGGTACATCTAGTGTCCTCAAACCGTCTACATAAAGCTATTTTTAAGGACATTGGAAAAATGAAATGTCGTTGATTCATTAGTAATAATGTGTGTGTGAATATAGTTTTTGTACAAGAGAGTATCAGAAGATACAACAGGCAAGAACAAAAATTCCATACATTTCTGTAGTTCTCTTttcattaacaaaaaaataattacaattttatcaACGAAATGATGTGGCGGGATTTATAACTGTCTGATCTAAAACTGACTATAAAAATGCTTCTTCAAACAATCAAACTATTGTCCAATCGTTTTCATCTGAACCAGAAGGGTTTGTTGGCGATTGTGTGTACTCGGGTTTAGGAGGCCTCTTTCCAAACATCGATGCTCTGCTATCAGAAAAGGTCACAACTGATTGGCGTGTTGGAGAATCCTCCGAACTATAGCTCTCTTCTGAAGATGATTTTCTTGACTTATTTTTGCGGCCAAATACCTGGCTTAGTTTCTTAAATCGTGATTTTGGCTCCTCAATGGTATTAGCGTCTTCAGGCTGCCTCACAGCCTTAATGACATCATCAGGTCGAACAAAAATTGCTTCGACTGTTTCATAAACCTGCATGCACCAAAGCAAAAAACGATAAATTGACACGAAATTGGAATATTCAGTAGCACATGGATCTCATGGAACATCTAAGTGTTGCATTCTTCATAATTTGCCTATGCGCTTCTCAATTTATCTAAGCATATGGTTTATACATTACTAcattgctttcattttctcaTCCTAGGTCAACTCTCAACATTTACAAATATATTTGCTACACAAGGAGCAACCTATATCAGATGTATATTACAATCGTCGAGTGACGATGAATAATTAGTAATTCCCTCTGTTCCCAAATCATAGACCACATTAGGCCAGATTCCATATTTAGTAAGGCAGACTTTTGACTAGCCATTTATTTCAAACATACAATTCCCTAATACGATTAAGTTAAAGTGACTCCCACCTAAACGAGATTAAGGGGTTCGGAAGCACGCAACCTTACCTTTTTAAAACACTACTACAACATTTCAGTGTGATGGTAGTAGCTCTTTGCTTGTCATTCTTTAGAGttgtaaacttaaaaataaaggaTATTCCTATTTCAAATCAATTTACTAGACTCAAATACGGCCTATTAGATAGCAAGTTTACGATCAGCAATTCAGCATAAAGGCGAGCACAAGACGAGAAAACTAATCAGTTGAAGGAATTTGTACCTGGCAAATATCATCGATTTTCTCCATCCAGGCCTCACTTTGCCATGTGGCAATGACAAAATCTTTACACTCGTAGAACAGTTTCACTACATTCTCGTCTGCAGAAAGCTTAGCCTCAGCAATCACAAATCCCAATCCAAGCTGAAATTAAATTACAAGGCAATAAGGAAAGCCCGTTCTCATTTTTCACTCTTAGTGAACGGAGATGAATAACACATTATGGGTAACTAACCAATGAGTGAAATAACTGGCCAAATAGCTGAGAAGGAGTAATGTCCTCTAATACAGTCAGCACGCCTTCCCTACACAAGGTCACATGTTCTGCAAATTAGCTAGTACAGAAAAAAGGTCTCAAATCGCAAGTAACATTCAGTATAAAAGTATTATAGTTCCAACTTACACTGCCAAATCCTCGTCAAAAAGTGGTGCTTGTCTAACAGCAGGGACAGGCTTGGCAGTTTCCCAAAGCTCTTGCCATAAATTACCTATTATAAAAAAGTAATCAGagtaaaattccaaaaaaatagAATCCTTTCGTATTGGATCTTCTAGGAATAGCAATGTCAAGCAGAAGGGCAATTAAGAAATCGCATAACCTCCCAAAAGAACCTCCAATAGCCAACAAAGCTGAGACAATCATTCCTTTTTTAAGAGAGAACACAGATCAAGCAATATCATTGTGGAAGGATAACATCAAACAAGCGCAATTTacattcaaatacaaaatgatCCCAGCAGATTATTTTGAACAGGATTCAGACAGGATTCAAAATCTATACATAGCTGGCTTGGACTATTCGGCATTATGTTAATACATAGCcaacacaaaaaaaaagtgtttgttTCACTTAAACTTCACCTTATTATAACATTTTCATTTTACTATGCATGAATAATAAAAGCTGCAATTAATGGTATTCTTCCAGATGTAGGCATCAATTTTCTTTTCAACAGAATCCCATTATCTAACGCATCTCTCTTGTCATGGAAGTAAAACATAAACAAACAAGTATACCATAGTGCACTACATTAGAGCTACAAGTGCAGAAAGTATTAGGATTCGTACTTTAGAACTTTAACTGTACCTATTTTGAGTAGTAAATGAAATTAGTAACCCTATCCAAATAGCAGAACTTGCCTGCATTTATATCCTCAAACTTGCTTTTCGAAAAGAAAACCATGTCCTCATTCTAATTAGAACATTCAAGGTGAGAAGCTATCACCTTTATAGAAAAACCTTGATATATATTCACCTATGATGAAATATCcatataataaacaatattctAAAATAAAGGCAGGAGCGCAGAACTGCAAAAGACCCGTTGAGCACAGagcacatttagaaccttaaaCTTTTGATTCTAACCTAACTACTTGAAACACTAACTTACTAGTTGTCCTCACCAATTTGTAT from Amaranthus tricolor cultivar Red isolate AtriRed21 chromosome 3, ASM2621246v1, whole genome shotgun sequence includes:
- the LOC130808256 gene encoding glycine-rich protein 5-like; the encoded protein is MTCMKVFLCLCLGVLFYTTNGRNLPSSDSLKDEKFLFGHHGGGLGGGGGFGGGGGGGLGGGAGLGGGAGAGFGGGAGAGGGLGGGLGGGGGGGFGGGGGGGIGGGAGAGGGFGAGAGGGLGGGAGGGGGFGGGGGGGLGGGVGGGFGGGAGGGIGHGFP
- the LOC130807737 gene encoding uncharacterized protein LOC130807737, giving the protein MSCNHCCSSPVYLVSTQKNYSQNCKTQTKLCCQFSKNRRLNNKISKVGVFALKVESFTSIAVAKPADISVLIQTSALLISVYLIANFVVPQFISKSFELDKEAENEKTDIDSVNDRNSKTGVRGFNSTKPK